A window from Salminus brasiliensis chromosome 7, fSalBra1.hap2, whole genome shotgun sequence encodes these proteins:
- the osgn1 gene encoding oxidative stress induced growth inhibitor 1: MDLHNKEPLSQDVLPVVVIGNGPSGICLSYLLSGYTPYLSPEGSHPNPILHSKLAENPHLSLFEQDLEYLCEGVEGRSSNPVAVLFDSLLLPDSDFGLDYASPLVWRCEPERATPHLVLGKGPPGGAWHAMEGSMLTLSLANWMELPGLKLKDWMREKRRNVRNDRATPAEIASYYQHYVREMGLERSFVCGTTVTSVRRVPLGSGSSAWEVQGLQRRAGEVVEIPFSVFAENVVLATGTHDIPARLGVEGETLPFVCHSFWELEAAISAGRLDRASEPILVVGAGLTAADAILAAHHLNTPVYHAFRRAVADPALIFNQLPKLLYPEYHKVHQMMSQQQHQTGESAADVVSQRLSLTGDDRARCSCSYPGYLSFPKHRVASFKPDGKCVLEGEGGGQTVLQVSMALVLIGSHPNLSFLPDQGRQLGLEPDEPISCRRNPVDVDPYTYESVQEPGLYAMGPLVGENFVRFLKGGALAIVCDLVRKRRIRGQESVPESSVGHLLSCQLSNCTLDA, from the exons ATGGATCTGCATAACAAAGAGCCGCTCTCTCAGGACGTCCTACCTGTGGTCGTTATCG GAAACGGGCCTTCAGGAATCTGTCTGTCGTACCTGCTGTCTGGATACACTCCCTACCTCTCACCTGAGGGCTCCCACCCTAACCCCATCCTGCACAGCAAACTGGCTGAGAACCCTCACCTGTCCCTGTTTGAGCAG GATTTGGAGTACCTGTGTGAAGGCGTGGAGGGCAGATCGTCGAACCCTGTCGCTGTGCTCTTCGACTCGTTGCTGCTGCCTGACAGTGACTTCGGATTGGACTATGCCTCGCCGCTGGTGTGGCGGTGCGAACCGGAGAGGGCCACACCTCACCTGGTGCTGGGGAAAGGCCCACCTGGAGGAGCATGGCAT GCGATGGAGGGATCCATGCTGACCCTCAGCCTTGCCAACTGGATGGAACTACCAGGCCTTAAACTGAAGGACTGGATGAGGGAGAAACGCAG GAACGTGCGTAACGACCGAGCCACCCCTGCTGAGATTGCCTCCTACTACCAGCACTATGTGAGAGAGATGGGTCTGGAGAGGAGCTTCGTCTGTGGCACCACCGTCACCTCGGTCCGCCGCGTGCCCCTTGGGTCCGGCAGCTCTGCCTGGGAGGTCCAGGGTCTGCAGAGAAGAGCAGGAGAAGTGGTGGAGATCCCTTTCTCTGTGTTTGCCGAAAACGTGGTGCTCGCCACCGGCACCCATGACATCCCTGCCCGGCTGGGTGTGGAGGGCGAGACACTGCCCTTCGTTTGCCACAGCTTCTGGGAGCTGGAGGCTGCCATCTCTGCTGGGCGTCTGGACCGGGCGTCCGAGCCCATCCTGGTGGTCGGGGCGGGGCTGACTGCGGCAGACGCCATCCTGGCCGCTCACCATCTCAACACTCCCGTGTACCACGCCTTCCGGCGCGCTGTGGCCGACCCTGCGCTCATCTTCAACCAGCTGCCCAAGCTGCTGTACCCGGAGTACCACAAGGTGCACCAGATGATGagccagcagcagcaccagacAGGAGAGTCTGCAGCTGACGTGGTGAGCCAGCGCCTCTCCTTGACCGGAGATGACCGAGCGCGCTGTTCCTGCTCCTACCCCGGCTACCTCAGCTTCCCCAAACACCGTGTGGCCTCCTTTAAACCCGATGGGAAGTGTGTGCTGGAAGGCGAGGGCGGCGGCCAGACGGTGCTGCAGGTTTCCATGGCGCTGGTTTTGATCGGATCCCACCCCAACCTGTCGTTCCTTCCCGATCAGGGCCGCCAGCTTGGGCTGGAGCCCGACGAGCCCATCAGCTGTCGGAGGAACCCAGTGGATGTGGACCCGTACACCTACGAGAGCGTACAAGAGCCTGGGCTCTATGCCATGGGGCCGCTGGTGGGCGAGAACTTTGTGCGGTTCCTGAAGGGCGGAGCGCTAGCCATCGTCTGCGATCTTGTGCGAAAGCGAAGGATCAGAGGGCAGGAGAGCGTGCCGGAGAGTTCCGTCGGACACTTGCTGAGCTGCCAGCTGTCCAACTGCACTCTGGATGCATAG